TAGATATTTTTGGAGTCTGAAACTTAAGTAAGTCGGCCAACAATGACTTGGAGATCCAGACAGGATTAGACGTGTCTGTCTCGCACATTAACTATGAAGAAACGAATTCTCTCTGGAATGGTCGACTGGATATGATCAAAGCCTTCAAAACTACGCGTATCGGTATCGTACAACCGACACACTTGATGATTCTACGGTGGAGACTAGACTTGTTCTagtttcaaagaaaagaaaagtagtaTGCTTTCTTCATAATTAAAGAAGACAAAAtagtaaaaaaattaaaagaagacGTATACACAAAATTTTAaactaaaaaaatttaattaCTTAAATATATTACTACTAATTCAACAACTAATAATCAAATCACAATGTAATATTTTCGTCATCATCagcggaaaaaaaaaaaatcaatcgatccaccaccaccaaaacaaatcacaaaaaaagagaaaaaaagattgATATATACATCAATCAATCAATCCACAAGCGCTTTAAAACAACTACCGTGGagaaagtggtggtggtggtggtgattctgaTGTTGTTCATGGCTGATACGGTGGTGGGATGAACATGTAGTTGTTGACATGATCTCCTGCTCAATCAAACTCTGCACGTTTAAGAACTCGTCGACATCACAAGGTAAAGTTATGTTGCCTTTGTGACGAAACCCATAAACTTCTTCAGCTTCTTTCAGTAGAACCATGAACTTTGGATGGTTCAAGTACGTTACTGGTATTACAAATCTCTCTTCGTTTTGACCAACTAATATTGCTATACACCCTCTTGGAAcgtgatgatgatggtggtgatcTTCAGAATGATTATTGTTATCTCCGCTCATCATCGGCATCTCTTTCAGATCACAAAAAACTGCGAAAACCTTGGACAGAAAAATATTTAAAGACTGACGGATTTCTTGCGTGTTTTTAGAAGGAAAGAAAGtgaggaagaagatgattctTGTTATAAAGtgttattgaagaagatgaaaagccAATATGGAACCAGAGAAGAAGAATAATCTCTTTTAAGAACTTGGTTTTTGCAAATCATGGTAGAATCTTTCTATCccctatgtttttttttgttttgtgaagGATGAGAAGAGTAGAGAAAATAAAAGAGGAGAGGATGAGTATttatatgtgaaaataaaatcTTTTTTCCGAAGTATCCTTAAAGAAGaaggaaggaaataataatagtaGGGAGCGCGTATTTTTCTAGGTATTTCCATTCTCTTTCGAGACACCCAGAGGTCAAGGACTTGTTGGTGCGGTTGGGGGTCGGGTTTCCATTCTAAATTTAGAGGACTTGTTCTTTCTAGAGTCTTACTTGGTTTGGTAACCTTTTGATATTTACTGCATTTTTGAAATATTTTACTGAAAATTCTCTAACTAATAACTGACCAAGCCGtaaatatggaagaaaaaaaagattttgtTGGGTCCTCAGTGGCACCTCCTTTAGCTGCCTTATCCCAAACCAAAGGAAGTTTTGAGGCTGTTGCAACGAACTTGCTATAACCAAGTACTTGGAAACGTGTTTGGAAGAAGTCTAAATTATTTAAATTGTTTTTTCTTGTTCTTCTCATGAGTTTAGTTGTTGGTAAAGTGTCCAAGAGGTGTGAGATCATATTTACTTCATCTTTTTTGTACGTAGGGAAAATCTTGGCAAAATGTGAAAATTACTAATTTTTGTTGGTGGTTGAGTGAGAGAGACTTTGAGAGAAGGTGGTGATGCAAGATCGGGTTAGATAGTTGACAAAATAATCTAAAAAAACAAGACAAAGTCATTAAAAAACATGGATAAATATATGCCTGCGCCTGCCGCCTGATTGAGACCCGTTTTAGAAATTTAGGGATGGATCTAACACTAAATTTGTTGACCTTCAATTCCGCAAGAAGAAAACAAGAATAATTGGCAGCATTTTTGGAGGGAGTTTTATGCAAAAGTCCATGAGCTAGCTAAGGAAATCCCAAAGGCGTGCCTCCAATTGCGGAATAAAACTCTTATTGCAAGAATTTTTAGAGGGAGGGTTATGCAAAAGTCCATGAGAAATCCAAAATGCGTGCCTCCCTCCTTCCAGTCCTGCCTGCCTAAATAAGTCAAAGAGGACTACTTGATTTTCTTCTACTCATCATCATGTTCGCTTCTTAAGTTGACAGAAATTAATAAACAAAGTTAACTAAGTAAAAGTTCAATTCAAGAATTAGCTGGCTGCCCATGGAATAAGAAGAACGAAACACATCATGTTCATTCATACTTGTAAGTCAAGTTTACTAAAGGAATAGAGCATTTACGTTCACAAGTTATGAACCCTTCTCTTGCTTTTGTTACTGTTATCTATGTATAGGATTTTATTCTTGCAATGGAGCACCCAAACGAATCAAAAATGGCATTTGTGATGTCGGGCTTACCGACAATActgttgtttttgcatttaaattCTACTTTTAGCTTTTAATATCACTGTTTAATAATTTGTAATCATATCACATGATATGAGATGGTGATGCCGTGTTGGTGCGGTTCGGTTCGATCGAATTTAATAAAAATCCACCCCCACCCCCCCTATATCCTATGTCCCTCCCTTCTCCTCGTATTATCATGTAGTGTTGCGTGAGAGATAATAAATCCAAAATGCTTTTTTGGAACTATctatctttgccttcaaatcaGTTGGTAAAACTAGAATTATGTAGCTAGTTCTTGTTTGATGATTGACAATTGAGCATGGGTCACCAATGTGCTTTGTTGTCCATTGAATCAGAATGCATATCACGGAATTCGGTTTCAACTTGAGAaactaaacaggaaaaaaaaaaaaaagagtaaattTTAGGTGAAGAGGGTTACGTTACATGCTTGTCATTTGCAGATAAATCGTTTTCGTCCCAC
This portion of the Papaver somniferum cultivar HN1 chromosome 11, ASM357369v1, whole genome shotgun sequence genome encodes:
- the LOC113320961 gene encoding auxin-responsive protein SAUR32-like yields the protein MPMMSGDNNNHSEDHHHHHHVPRGCIAILVGQNEERFVIPVTYLNHPKFMVLLKEAEEVYGFRHKGNITLPCDVDEFLNVQSLIEQEIMSTTTCSSHHRISHEQHQNHHHHHHFLHGSCFKALVD